AAGGATACCAGTTTGGCTGTGTATTTTTTGGATCTCCAAAGTTTATGGCTCTGCAATCAACCAGACTCACTCTGTCTCTACTCTTCAGATTCTTGTCAGAGAAAATAACCTCACACTCCCCATTAGCCACATGGGCTGAAAGCTATGCCAGTTGGCTGTCTTCAAATAGGAGAATGGCTTCATCATAGTGGTTCTTagctaataattttaataatgatgGTTTAACTTAGGTTTTCTTCCAATTGATAGGTCTGGCAAACTTATCTGGGCAAAAGTTTGTAAAAGGAACAAACCACTTGTTTCACAGCAACATAGATTTGAGAAAGCTGTTGAACCTGGTTGCAGCctgaaagttttaaataaataatagtctTGCTGTAGCTACTAAGGAATTGCTCTTCTTTAATCATGGGCATTGCTATCCCTGCAGACAATTTTCAGCCTCTAGTCAACCACATCGTAAGCATGGGGACCTTAACCAATGAAGAAAACCATTTTCAAAAGTTCGAAGTTTCCATTCTTAGTGCAGATCATTGGGCATCTCCCAAGGTGTCTCACAGGCTGCCCAAGGTTCCAAAGTAGTGCACAAGCCAGAGGGGAGTTCATGGCTTTCTGATTTCTATCTAACCCTTACTATGGACCTAAACTTCACAGCTAAGCTAATGAGACAGAGAGAACATGTGACCAAGTCTAGTGCCAGCCCTACAGCACACACTCAGTGACTTGAGGCAAGTCACTTTTGCTCTCTACAGCCCAGCGTTCTCATGTATACTCCAACACAGGATCTCAGGGTacccttttcttttgtttaatagaACTTATACAAATTTGTAATTATATGCTTGTGTGTATGATTGTTTAATTGCCTATCTCCTCCACTAAAGCGTAATCTCTATACAGATAGGGACAATATACTGTATCCCTAACACCTAACATGATGGCTGGCACATATTCaaactcaataaaaatttatcaatttaatgaataaataaatcaacaaaatgagaaaaatgatttcaaatatcCTACCAGCTCTAACAGCATATGATTCTCTAAATGcaaaaggcttttatttttaaaattgggtcaTAGTCTTCCTTTGCCCAAACATCACTGAGTAGATTAAGTGCCTAAGTGAACATGGCCCTGCTCTACAtaattactcaaaaaaaaaaaaaaccccacaaaacttaACCTATTAATCATAGTTTCTATTAAGATTTGTTTAGTCCcaccaaatctcattttgaaagttgatttccagtgttggaggtggggcctggtgtgaggtgtttggatcatggagttgaatccctcatgaatggcttggtgccatcctcacaGTAAACAGCGAGTTCCCACTCTTAGATCCCATGGGAGTTGTCCTGAGAGctagttgttaaaaagagcctggcaccttcccgtctctcttgtttcttctctcttgacATGTGGTCTGTATGTGCtggctccttttcttcttctgccaTGCTCACCAGATACAGATGCTGGTGTCATGcatcttgtacagcctgcagaaccatgaatcaaataaacctcttttcttcatacattACCCAGCCTTAGTTATcctttaaagcaacacaaatggactaagacagtccCGTATATCTAAAAGCATTGTAAGATGCCATTTCACCCATAGCTTTGCCCCTTAGCTGAACTACCATTTATGGAAGATAGGTGTTTGTTGTGTGTCCTAAAAGATTTTCAATCTCCCTTGCTATGTTTTTCCTGGATCTTGAAATCCTAACAGTAATTGaaacatagaaggaaaaaaaacttagAATTGTCTAGTCCAGTGATTTTTCAAActgtattttagcagagaaaccctattttgcaaaaagaaattttatatagAAGCCCAATATTTCCATTCAAAAATGTATGTCTATGTAAATAGATACAgtttggagggagggaaggaaggaagggggaaaaaggcaggcaggcagaaagaaaagatatgCCCCGGTTAACATGAGAAAGGAAACTGCAGAGCCCTCACCTGCAGGCTTTGCCTCGACCTCCCTATTGGGCCATACCTCCCCTCACTGCCCTCTGCacctgccctgcctgccccatACTGCCCTGTAAGGCACCACTGAGACTAGTAGCCTATAAACAGGTTGAAAGCCACCAGTTTGAATGACTATCTccttttaacaaaagaaaactaagactTAATGACTGAATCATATTCTTCTTTAGTGTTCCAAATCCTTCCTGCAAAAAGTAAActgtcttctttttgtttcttattagATTACACAGCCTTCCCCGAAGTAATTTCATACAAATCAGATTATCAGTGTTCAGTATACTCTTCTTATAGTTAAACCACCATCATTTAACTTTActcataacattttatttcaacaaaataatttttgaaaatataaaaatttcataaGCACCGTTTTCCTGTTagatacaaaatttattttaaaaacaaataattatattgaCCTTTACCATCACATGTCTAaatttttcacatgtttattacAAAGACACAGAGGTGAATTAAAAGAGTATATCATTATACATTGTCAAATAAAGGAAAGGTTTCCTTATCCAAATAGAGAGAATATATAAGTGATTACTTAATATAAAGCAAAAGCTATGCCTACCAAAGAACAGACATGCAGTTATTGATCTGGAATTGGCATGATTACAAACTACTCTGCAATTCTTCCTCTTCCCAATTAAGGTGTCTCTCTTGAACTGATTGAAAGCTGTTTGATAAGTATACTTTTTTCAAGATGGTATGCTCAGTTGGGGGTCTTTTTATTAAACTGAAATTCTATCATTAGCTCTGACTAGCACCAGCTGCTGTATAAATTCTGTGTTGATGTAGACCTCCACTGGTGTTCCAAATATTGCAGAtgaatctctctctgcctccaaaaTCCTCAGTCATGCAGTATGAATAATTAACATCTGATAAATGCAGAGCAAAAATGACTTTTATTAGAAGACATGGTACCGGGATCACAATTCCACCTTAACTCCTCAGAACAATGAACCAAATAGGACtttagcagttaaaaaaaaaaaaaaagtgtttctaaatCTCTCTATATTATGTTTTTCCCTATACCTGATCAGAAATGTTAACAGTAAGACACAGATTAAATGTTTTAGTCTTACAGCAAAGTTAAAGACAGAATCCAAGCGGCAGCACATTTTAACTAATGTTTTTCTGAATGTTCTAATTCCAGATAAATTCAAAGCATTTAGGACTCATGTCTGTCATGATTATTCTTTCTTCTAAATAGTTCATAATCcgtcgcttttttttttttttttttttgagacagagcctgtctctgtcatccacgctggagtgcagcagtggcaacatctcggctcactgcaacctctgtctcccaggtttgagcaattctcctgcctcagcctcctgagtagctgggattacaggtctgcaccaccacatccagctaatcttttgtatttttagtagagacagggtttcaccatgttggtcaggctggtctcaaactcctgacttcgtgatccgcctccctcggcctcccatagtgctgggattgcaggcgtgagccaccgctcccagccagcCCAtcacttttaataaaaaatatttcctattcatGAATCTAATATTATTTCTACAAGATGTATGGTATAAGTACAGCACAAAACAGTTACATGAAATGTCTTTATAGAGTTGAACCTATAAAAACATCTACCTTGTTTGGGAGATGTGCCAAGTGGGATTTTTCCTTAATGCATTTGATAGGCTTTAGcagacagatttttatttttatttttttattattattatactttaagttctagggtacatgtgcataacgtgcaggtttgttacatatgtatattcgtcccatgttggtgtgctgcacccatcaactcgtcagcacccatcaactcgtcctttacatcaggtataactgccaatgcaatccctcctccctcccccctccccataataggccccagtgtgtgatgttccccttcccgagtccaagtgatctcattgttccattcccacctatgagtgagaacatgcggtgtttggttttctgttcttgtgatagtttgctgagaatgatggtttccagctgcatccatgtccctacaaatgacacaaactcatccttttttatggctgcatagtattccatggtgtatatgtgccacattttcttaatccagtctgtcactgatggacatttgggttgattccaagtctttgctattgtgaatagtgccgcaatgaacatacgtgtgcatgtgagCAGACAGATTTTTAAACTTGTCAAAGGACATTGATAAACTTGAATCCATGAAATAATGCAatacataaagataaaatatgcCATAATAGTATAGTGGCTAAGAGCAAAGCATTCTGGAGATCaatttctgggcctcagtttct
The Theropithecus gelada isolate Dixy chromosome 7b, Tgel_1.0, whole genome shotgun sequence DNA segment above includes these coding regions:
- the SFTA3 gene encoding surfactant-associated protein 3 isoform X3, encoding MRAGFSDFQLIRDQVLFIQDQAQRLTEWLQLSGFENPVSESTTLYVNYSYCMTEDFGGRERFICNIWNTSGGLHQHRIYTAAGASQS